The following coding sequences are from one Leptolyngbya sp. NIES-3755 window:
- a CDS encoding bifunctional DNA primase/polymerase (similar to AA sequence:cyanobase_aa:LBDG_38670) translates to MLFNSLEINRDAAIVLLSALRREPGEKVCLRFFYPDGDSRKARDKGMKGECRFPNLPWKLMERLQAEGRGCYFVVNSGGHKDADIIRCHAIFYEHDHLDKETSRELWQHLGLPEPTIQIDTGGKSIHSYWALTSSCTIEQWQELQSNLLEFADGDRKIKNPSRVMRLAGAYHIKPGREPIQTTIINNSGNVYTYEELRSIVPKQQPSTASQSWKEFENSIQLPVSERVPLIECLSKANRLLIEQGTGEGQRNDRGYALACDLIGASNYLNSIGQLFDGLPKLLFEQYCANCSPPLDNAEIGSIWQSAEKRATGSSLPSRLIEGCIKGWLWREQRFSSNVSIRSEQAKIESHSFSQPALADSENRRLSQTSATLSIQDVQVEVSQLVEQDLTAAELTTRIYDLAKRSGSQTRDVWGLYRTYQQEQEQLNERDDRSTEINKLLKLGRHQLRLQRYLVASLAEPLQNVAQYLGSTTSAMLFTLLPTVASLCRVGTRLELIAATGFYALPILYTGLVSESGGGKSPTQKIILTPLFRLQESTDREYEIQVEQYDRELEDWQRSDRENRGSKPCRPNPREYYTVDCTREGIAQIQAQQPDRGFLGWVDELSAIVTGRNQYRGGKGSDKEALLSGRDGSPIKVNRASGKRISVTQSSYSITGATQPDTLRSLMGDFSDGSGEWARFLWCILPIQPAPFPDDAVKYDVSELLLALYLRVEALQPETYKLSPEALQRYRNWYNDLDQFRLNEPKQALRSVFQKQKGDVGVLMMLLHIINACAVGKVPAPQVSERTAKAAISLSKFCIGQVKLIHTMGDEARGELSPVLVKLIEFSDRRGWITARDAKQGINALRISKQHTSEVIRRLFHDLCEMGYGTTEGSGSKMRWKSRSPDKESVDGSKGVVTSSTTGESLENTEILSVVDADDAHSKLAEKS, encoded by the coding sequence ATGTTATTCAATTCGTTAGAGATTAACCGAGATGCTGCGATCGTTCTTCTTTCAGCACTACGTCGTGAACCAGGAGAAAAAGTCTGTCTTAGATTTTTTTACCCAGATGGCGATTCTCGAAAAGCCCGCGACAAGGGCATGAAAGGCGAGTGTAGATTTCCTAATTTACCTTGGAAGTTGATGGAACGGCTACAGGCTGAGGGGCGCGGTTGCTATTTTGTAGTAAACAGTGGCGGACACAAAGACGCGGACATTATTCGCTGTCATGCTATCTTTTACGAACATGACCATTTGGACAAGGAAACCTCTCGTGAACTCTGGCAGCACCTTGGTCTACCTGAGCCTACAATCCAAATTGATACAGGCGGCAAATCAATTCACAGCTATTGGGCACTAACATCCTCCTGTACGATTGAGCAGTGGCAAGAGTTGCAGTCCAACCTATTAGAATTTGCTGATGGCGATCGCAAAATCAAAAATCCCAGTCGCGTGATGCGTCTTGCAGGTGCTTACCACATCAAACCTGGACGAGAGCCGATTCAGACAACAATCATCAACAATTCTGGTAACGTCTATACCTATGAAGAGTTGAGGTCGATTGTTCCAAAACAACAGCCATCAACAGCATCTCAATCCTGGAAGGAATTTGAAAATAGCATTCAATTACCAGTTTCTGAGCGCGTTCCCTTGATTGAGTGTCTAAGTAAAGCAAATCGATTGCTGATTGAGCAAGGCACTGGAGAAGGACAGCGTAACGATCGGGGTTATGCCTTGGCTTGCGATTTAATTGGTGCATCTAATTATCTCAACAGCATCGGTCAGCTCTTCGATGGTCTGCCAAAACTGCTGTTCGAGCAGTACTGTGCGAACTGTTCACCTCCCTTGGATAATGCTGAAATCGGGTCGATTTGGCAAAGTGCCGAGAAACGCGCTACAGGAAGCTCCCTTCCATCTAGATTGATCGAGGGGTGTATCAAGGGCTGGCTCTGGCGTGAACAAAGATTTTCGAGCAATGTTTCGATCAGATCAGAACAAGCTAAGATTGAGAGCCATTCTTTCAGTCAGCCTGCTCTAGCTGATTCTGAAAATCGCAGACTTTCGCAAACTTCTGCGACTCTCTCCATTCAGGATGTGCAGGTTGAAGTTAGTCAATTAGTCGAGCAGGATTTGACAGCAGCAGAATTAACAACTAGGATTTACGACCTTGCGAAACGCTCAGGTAGTCAAACACGGGACGTTTGGGGTCTTTACAGAACATATCAGCAAGAGCAAGAGCAACTCAATGAACGGGATGATCGCTCAACTGAAATCAACAAGCTGCTAAAACTAGGACGACATCAATTGCGGCTTCAGAGATATCTAGTAGCATCACTAGCAGAGCCTCTACAAAATGTTGCTCAATATCTTGGCAGCACAACCAGTGCGATGCTATTCACTCTCTTACCTACCGTTGCAAGTTTATGCAGAGTAGGCACTAGACTCGAACTAATTGCTGCGACGGGATTTTACGCGCTTCCAATTCTCTACACTGGGCTAGTTTCTGAATCTGGTGGTGGTAAGTCGCCAACTCAGAAAATCATCCTGACTCCACTGTTCCGTCTTCAGGAAAGTACCGATCGAGAATACGAAATCCAAGTAGAGCAGTACGATCGCGAGTTAGAAGATTGGCAGAGAAGCGATCGAGAAAATCGAGGCAGCAAACCGTGTAGACCCAATCCACGCGAATACTACACCGTAGACTGTACTCGTGAAGGAATTGCACAGATTCAAGCACAACAGCCAGATCGAGGATTTCTAGGCTGGGTGGACGAGCTTTCTGCGATTGTCACTGGGAGGAATCAATATCGCGGTGGCAAGGGTTCGGATAAGGAAGCTTTACTTTCTGGTCGTGACGGCTCACCAATCAAGGTGAACCGCGCTTCCGGTAAGCGCATCAGCGTCACTCAAAGTTCTTATTCAATCACAGGAGCAACCCAGCCGGATACGCTTCGTAGCTTGATGGGGGACTTCAGCGACGGCTCTGGGGAATGGGCGAGATTTCTGTGGTGCATTCTACCGATTCAACCTGCGCCCTTTCCAGACGACGCTGTGAAATACGACGTTAGCGAACTGTTGCTCGCACTGTATCTTCGTGTTGAAGCACTTCAACCAGAAACTTACAAACTTTCGCCTGAAGCCTTACAACGCTATCGAAATTGGTATAACGACCTTGACCAATTTCGACTTAACGAGCCTAAGCAAGCTTTGCGGAGTGTCTTTCAGAAGCAAAAAGGAGATGTGGGTGTATTGATGATGTTGCTGCACATTATCAATGCTTGTGCTGTTGGCAAAGTTCCCGCTCCACAGGTTTCTGAACGAACAGCCAAAGCCGCTATCAGCTTGTCTAAATTTTGCATTGGGCAGGTCAAACTAATCCACACTATGGGCGACGAAGCACGAGGAGAACTTTCTCCGGTTTTAGTAAAGTTGATTGAATTCTCTGATCGCAGAGGCTGGATTACTGCTCGCGATGCAAAGCAAGGTATCAACGCATTGCGAATCAGCAAGCAGCACACTAGCGAGGTGATTCGCCGTCTGTTTCATGACCTCTGCGAAATGGGTTATGGGACGACCGAGGGTTCAGGCTCAAAAATGCGTTGGAAGTCTCGATCTCCAGACAAAGAATCTGTTGATGGATCTAAGGGTGTTGTTACATCTTCAACAACAGGTGAAAGCCTTGAGAATACTGAAATTTTATCCGTTGTTGATGCTGATGATGCACATTCCAAACTCGCTGAGAAGTCTTAA
- a CDS encoding hypothetical protein (similar to AA sequence:cyanobase_aa:LBDG_33700) has translation MRLSITNLVEVISLDEVKNLLKVGETTIDKYRKEYWIQGIHYFQPEPGAKITYNKQMIVVWLISYSANDTALHDRAVEVFNSSIPGNQPKRARN, from the coding sequence ATGCGTCTCTCAATCACCAATCTCGTCGAAGTGATCAGTCTGGATGAAGTCAAGAACTTGCTCAAAGTTGGCGAAACCACGATCGACAAATATCGAAAAGAGTACTGGATTCAAGGCATTCACTACTTCCAGCCTGAACCTGGTGCAAAAATTACTTACAACAAGCAAATGATCGTAGTTTGGTTAATCTCTTACAGCGCGAACGATACTGCACTGCACGATCGCGCTGTGGAAGTGTTCAATTCCTCAATTCCTGGTAATCAACCAAAACGTGCAAGAAACTAA
- a CDS encoding integrase family protein (similar to AA sequence:cyanobase_aa:LBDG_39520) gives MKKPKVHIEARNGWLKLRWSYCGKRYEFALGLEDGSINRQVAEGKASDIKIDIATENFDPTLNKYRLVTTQPKPAGLSIVTLFEQYIDHKASEGIYPQTLEKYKATLVRLQEFFQKESASSVTKERAEAFKKWYENRINPSTRKPNSSGTVKERLTLLAACWDWAVEEKRLEANPWRTLAKNTKKNKTKPNPFKIDEIPRIIMGFRTDRYYAYYSDYVEFLLGTGCRPGEAIGLKWKHIADDCSSVWIGEAYYRGMEKETKNEKSGTVPMTDALRRLLLKRRPTNLDPEALVFPAPKGGHIHDQDFRNRAWKTVLEKLDIPYRKPYTTRSTLISFWLSQGEDPVVVAKMTRTSVKTIYEHYAGWIKTKVRLPDILDSGEVA, from the coding sequence ATGAAAAAGCCAAAAGTCCACATTGAAGCGAGAAACGGCTGGCTCAAACTCCGCTGGTCGTATTGCGGCAAACGATATGAATTTGCCTTGGGTCTGGAAGATGGATCGATAAATCGCCAGGTGGCTGAAGGCAAAGCCAGCGACATCAAAATTGATATCGCGACTGAGAATTTTGATCCAACGCTCAACAAGTATCGATTAGTCACCACCCAACCGAAGCCTGCTGGTTTGTCGATCGTTACTCTCTTCGAGCAATATATTGATCACAAGGCAAGTGAAGGAATTTATCCACAAACGTTAGAGAAATACAAAGCGACCCTTGTGCGCTTACAAGAGTTCTTTCAGAAAGAATCTGCATCTTCAGTGACGAAGGAACGTGCGGAAGCGTTTAAGAAGTGGTACGAAAATCGAATCAACCCATCAACTCGGAAGCCAAATTCATCTGGCACAGTGAAAGAACGATTGACTCTTTTAGCTGCTTGTTGGGATTGGGCAGTCGAGGAGAAACGCTTAGAGGCTAATCCGTGGCGAACGCTCGCTAAGAACACTAAGAAAAACAAGACAAAACCGAATCCTTTCAAGATCGATGAAATTCCCAGAATCATTATGGGATTCCGCACTGATCGTTACTACGCTTACTATTCTGACTACGTTGAGTTTTTGCTTGGTACGGGATGTAGACCAGGAGAAGCGATCGGACTCAAATGGAAACATATTGCCGATGACTGTTCCTCTGTCTGGATTGGAGAAGCCTATTACCGTGGAATGGAGAAAGAAACCAAGAATGAAAAATCTGGTACAGTTCCAATGACTGATGCTCTAAGGAGACTACTTCTGAAGCGCCGACCCACTAATCTCGATCCGGAAGCGCTTGTGTTCCCTGCCCCAAAAGGTGGTCACATTCATGATCAAGATTTTAGAAATCGAGCTTGGAAGACTGTTTTGGAGAAGCTTGATATTCCTTATCGAAAGCCTTATACAACGCGATCAACGTTGATTAGTTTTTGGCTGTCTCAAGGCGAAGATCCAGTCGTTGTCGCCAAAATGACACGAACCAGTGTGAAAACAATCTACGAACACTACGCGGGCTGGATCAAGACGAAAGTTCGCCTACCTGACATTCTAGATTCGGGTGAAGTCGCTTAG
- a CDS encoding short-chain dehydrogenase/reductase SDR (similar to AA sequence:cyanobase_aa:Npun_F0203), with amino-acid sequence MKTNLYAMFWITQAAVPHLKPGAAIINTTSIQGYQPSATLLDYAMTKAAIADFTKALSKQMIEQGVRVNAVAPGPFWTPLQPTGGQTQDKIEKFGSEVPLGRPGQPVEIAPVSVLLASQEGSYITGEVYGVTGGTGIA; translated from the coding sequence ATGAAGACAAATCTCTATGCAATGTTCTGGATCACGCAAGCAGCAGTCCCGCATTTAAAGCCAGGTGCTGCAATTATCAACACAACTTCGATTCAAGGCTATCAACCTTCTGCCACATTGCTCGACTACGCGATGACAAAAGCCGCGATCGCAGATTTCACCAAAGCCTTGTCAAAACAAATGATCGAACAGGGAGTGCGTGTGAATGCGGTTGCCCCCGGACCATTTTGGACACCGCTTCAACCGACGGGTGGACAGACCCAGGACAAAATTGAGAAATTTGGTTCAGAAGTACCGCTGGGACGACCTGGACAGCCTGTAGAGATCGCGCCTGTGTCTGTCCTGTTGGCTTCTCAAGAAGGGAGTTATATTACCGGAGAAGTGTATGGCGTAACGGGTGGAACTGGAATTGCCTAG
- a CDS encoding hypothetical protein (similar to AA sequence:cyanobase_aa:Cyan7425_3852) yields MTRSPGDVPLELINLKVGNEKGAEPQTITLREYLTNLDQYISYPAKFNPENTPLVTEKDTHILVSAQACFLPIPQQGKCDFNPVLFNYQSRKDSPAVLAILISTEGSSATVIDNAHDRTSWGQTLYFNNNGQKTSLTGERLSDYKENQAQTIAQQQNISLEEARSQVSVAQDVNMVMIVQVPLKYKELNYHHVAFAASVSACFDAYIEDCDYDSDYSNYNRRRRSDMEDAVIGHGEDQGEHLELGGHKLERDDRSPIRVTVQFYKATSNGIVDDQDLQNICHCIDTAYTSADYIGSLVVGTLEKGQLGLGEARPTQPAPSTQAILSPPKDFLEVVNPFAPHQHPKT; encoded by the coding sequence GTGACACGCTCCCCTGGAGATGTTCCTCTAGAGTTGATCAATCTCAAAGTTGGTAACGAAAAGGGCGCTGAACCGCAAACCATTACACTGCGGGAATATCTAACAAACTTAGATCAGTACATTAGCTATCCTGCGAAGTTCAATCCAGAAAACACCCCCTTGGTTACTGAGAAAGACACTCACATCCTGGTTAGTGCTCAAGCCTGTTTTCTGCCCATCCCACAGCAAGGAAAATGCGATTTCAATCCAGTGCTATTTAATTATCAATCGCGCAAAGATAGCCCTGCCGTTCTCGCAATTCTAATTTCCACCGAAGGCAGTAGTGCGACTGTGATTGATAATGCTCACGATCGCACTTCTTGGGGACAGACGCTCTATTTTAATAACAACGGTCAAAAAACCAGCCTGACCGGAGAACGGTTGAGCGACTACAAAGAAAATCAAGCTCAAACGATCGCACAACAGCAAAACATCTCCCTTGAAGAAGCACGATCGCAAGTTTCTGTCGCTCAAGACGTGAACATGGTGATGATTGTGCAAGTACCGCTCAAGTATAAAGAACTGAACTATCATCATGTCGCGTTTGCTGCATCGGTGAGTGCATGTTTTGATGCGTATATTGAGGATTGCGACTACGACTCAGACTATAGCAACTACAACCGACGAAGACGCAGTGACATGGAAGATGCTGTCATCGGGCATGGGGAAGACCAAGGCGAACATCTAGAACTGGGCGGACATAAATTAGAGCGAGACGATCGCTCTCCGATCCGCGTCACAGTCCAATTTTACAAGGCGACTAGCAACGGAATCGTGGATGATCAAGACTTACAGAATATTTGTCACTGTATTGATACTGCCTACACCAGTGCTGATTACATTGGTTCTCTCGTTGTAGGCACTTTAGAGAAAGGTCAATTAGGATTAGGTGAAGCTCGTCCGACTCAACCCGCACCTTCAACTCAAGCGATTCTTTCACCTCCAAAAGACTTTTTAGAAGTGGTGAATCCTTTTGCACCTCACCAACACCCTAAAACGTGA
- a CDS encoding unknown protein (similar to AA sequence:cyanobase_aa:asl7669) encodes MTPEDQQALNAHVQAIAKILYNDADKSQITNLAEIEAMVRTQVQQHVTPGLGSFLSQQLPPQLKATRDG; translated from the coding sequence ATGACTCCTGAAGACCAACAAGCGCTGAATGCCCATGTTCAAGCGATTGCAAAAATCTTGTACAACGATGCTGACAAAAGCCAGATAACGAATTTGGCAGAAATCGAAGCGATGGTGCGAACTCAAGTGCAACAGCACGTCACACCAGGATTAGGGAGTTTTTTATCACAGCAGTTACCGCCACAACTGAAGGCTACCCGCGACGGTTGA
- a CDS encoding hypothetical protein (similar to AA sequence:cyanobase_aa:Cyan7425_5027) produces the protein MSPYLEACCLRASATVSYARAERDIAVYTGMRVSAKTQQRLVQRQPWEELEPEAPEPILEISIDGGNVKLTSGTQDEPDWRQYKAVRINGKGESRAWFQDNEALVATVSARPMAEVVVCLGDGHDGIWNLHQQIVALSEQRIEILDWYHLKENLFKLSSDEIDREQIEAQLWKGDVSAALAQLAACPSDEAERFCNYLLKHQHRIVNYDYYAAEELCSIGSGAVESLVKQIDQRLQIVGGRWKAEHIPKVLAQRCAYLNEQLNPTTSILSRR, from the coding sequence ATGAGTCCTTACTTGGAAGCGTGCTGTTTGAGAGCGAGTGCAACGGTTTCCTATGCCCGCGCAGAACGAGACATCGCGGTGTATACAGGAATGCGCGTCAGCGCCAAAACGCAACAACGATTAGTCCAGCGACAACCGTGGGAAGAACTTGAACCCGAAGCGCCAGAGCCGATTCTGGAAATCAGTATTGATGGCGGCAATGTGAAGTTAACCAGTGGCACTCAAGACGAACCGGACTGGCGACAGTACAAAGCCGTTCGCATCAATGGCAAGGGAGAAAGTCGAGCTTGGTTTCAGGACAATGAGGCATTGGTCGCAACAGTGAGCGCGCGTCCGATGGCAGAGGTCGTTGTCTGTCTGGGCGATGGACACGACGGCATCTGGAACTTGCATCAGCAGATCGTCGCGTTGAGCGAGCAACGGATTGAGATTCTCGATTGGTATCATCTCAAGGAGAACTTGTTCAAGTTATCGAGCGACGAAATCGACCGAGAACAGATAGAAGCTCAGTTATGGAAAGGAGATGTGAGCGCTGCTCTAGCCCAATTAGCGGCGTGTCCCTCCGATGAGGCAGAGCGGTTTTGCAACTATCTGCTGAAGCATCAACATCGGATTGTGAACTACGACTACTACGCGGCTGAGGAGCTATGTTCGATTGGGTCAGGAGCCGTGGAATCGTTGGTCAAACAAATTGATCAACGGTTGCAGATTGTTGGAGGTCGGTGGAAAGCGGAGCATATTCCGAAAGTGCTGGCACAACGCTGTGCTTATCTCAATGAGCAACTGAATCCCACGACATCTATTCTCTCAAGAAGGTGA
- a CDS encoding hypothetical protein (conserved hypothetical protein;~similar to AA sequence:cyanobase_aa:AM1_1536), producing MQAHESFQTVMKRVVNMTHDRALCDRVNHQGLNVVNVMWEDTARTPGSVWGANISDMTLQVHHPDRPDQKELLPVIRYPNFTDTTGDGERVTFLRE from the coding sequence ATGCAAGCTCACGAATCATTCCAAACTGTGATGAAAAGGGTTGTGAATATGACGCACGATCGAGCATTATGCGATCGTGTAAACCACCAAGGATTGAATGTCGTGAATGTCATGTGGGAAGACACGGCACGAACTCCAGGATCGGTGTGGGGAGCCAATATCAGTGATATGACGCTTCAAGTTCATCATCCCGATCGACCTGATCAAAAAGAGCTTCTTCCCGTCATTCGCTATCCCAACTTTACCGATACCACTGGAGATGGGGAGCGTGTCACCTTCTTGAGAGAATAG
- a CDS encoding hypothetical protein (similar to AA sequence:cyanobase_aa:Ava_4384): protein MSYQYREQQFYNVQTDDHGKFLTPFQRRLLLKNLQLELRAEYRRRIEIILLSDMGQSQAQICALLGCSQETARYWIAMTQAGQAHLWDQTPVGRPKTVNNQYLDRLKDLVNHSPRDYGYPFQTWTAGWLSKHLAKELGIEISDRHVNRLLKSMGLSSQQRRTACQPSEEDSKNSNIVIGTLQASSLPEGSSLWMFQSKPRS from the coding sequence ATGTCTTATCAATACAGAGAGCAACAGTTTTACAATGTACAAACCGACGATCACGGTAAATTTCTAACTCCGTTTCAACGAAGACTACTGTTAAAAAACTTACAGCTAGAACTTCGAGCAGAGTATCGTCGTCGAATTGAAATCATTTTGCTATCCGACATGGGACAATCTCAAGCACAGATCTGTGCCTTGCTTGGATGCTCCCAAGAAACTGCCCGCTACTGGATCGCAATGACACAAGCAGGTCAAGCGCATCTTTGGGATCAAACTCCAGTCGGTCGTCCTAAAACGGTGAATAATCAGTATCTCGATCGACTAAAAGATTTGGTCAATCATAGTCCGCGTGATTATGGATACCCATTTCAGACTTGGACCGCAGGATGGTTGAGTAAGCACTTGGCGAAAGAACTGGGAATCGAAATTAGCGATCGACATGTGAATCGATTGCTAAAAAGTATGGGACTGTCTAGCCAACAGCGTCGAACCGCTTGCCAACCGTCAGAAGAAGATTCAAAAAACTCGAACATTGTGATTGGAACTCTACAAGCGTCTTCGCTGCCTGAAGGTTCTAGTTTGTGGATGTTTCAGTCGAAGCCGCGCTCTTGA